A genomic stretch from Setaria viridis chromosome 1, Setaria_viridis_v4.0, whole genome shotgun sequence includes:
- the LOC117845268 gene encoding auxin-responsive protein SAUR50 → MARQGAQLKKMLRRCSSSLGRRDEAGPPGDVPRGHFAVYVGADRSRYIVPVACLDAPEFQELLRKAEEEFGFGHDMGITLPCDEATFHAVLAAAAIR, encoded by the coding sequence ATGGCGAGGCAGGGCGCGCAGCTGAAAAAGATGCTACGGAGGTGCTCGTCGAGCCTGGGGAGGAGGGACGAGGCCGGGCCGCCGGGGGACGTGCCCAGGGGCCACTTCGCCGTGTACGTCGGCGCCGACAGGAGCCGGTACATCGTGCCGGTGGCGTGCCTGGACGCGCCCGAGTTCCAGGAGCTGCTCaggaaggcggaggaggagttCGGGTTCGGCCACGACATGGGCATCACCCTGCCCTGCGACGAGGCCACCTTccacgccgtcctcgccgccgccgctatcaGATGA